A genomic segment from Myxococcota bacterium encodes:
- a CDS encoding 3-keto-5-aminohexanoate cleavage protein — MSGRKVVVELRCNEFAMRDANPNVPWTPEEIARDAAEAREAGAAVLHFHARAPGTGAPSSDAAIFGDAIRRVRAATDLVVNPTLGAYTVDDPAERVAHIPVLGRDPATAPDLAPVDLATINIDPWIPGKGFLLEDVVYRNPIAGIRTEIDAIHGAGARVDAVLWNVGSARLLGALLDEGLLDEPAFCEIALSDGLLATHPATARGMHALLEFMPEGRRAPWAYLVGGASALPLLPAAIEAGGHVALGLGDHAYRELDGACGGAPPRNADVVTAAVRAIRAAGCEPATPDEARELLGLAR, encoded by the coding sequence ATGAGCGGGCGCAAGGTCGTCGTCGAGCTGCGCTGCAACGAGTTCGCGATGCGCGACGCGAACCCGAACGTGCCGTGGACGCCCGAGGAGATCGCGCGCGACGCGGCGGAGGCGCGCGAGGCCGGCGCCGCCGTCCTGCACTTCCACGCGCGCGCGCCCGGAACGGGCGCGCCTTCGAGCGACGCGGCGATCTTCGGCGACGCGATCCGGCGCGTGCGCGCCGCGACCGACCTCGTCGTGAACCCGACGCTCGGCGCGTACACGGTCGACGACCCGGCCGAGCGCGTCGCGCACATCCCCGTCCTGGGGCGCGACCCGGCGACCGCGCCCGACCTCGCGCCCGTCGACCTCGCGACGATCAACATCGACCCGTGGATCCCGGGCAAGGGCTTCCTGCTCGAGGACGTCGTGTACCGCAACCCGATCGCCGGCATCCGCACGGAGATCGACGCGATCCACGGCGCGGGCGCGCGCGTCGACGCCGTGCTGTGGAACGTGGGGTCGGCGCGCCTGCTCGGCGCGCTGCTCGACGAAGGCCTGCTCGACGAGCCCGCCTTCTGCGAGATCGCGCTCTCGGACGGCCTGCTCGCGACGCACCCGGCGACCGCGCGCGGAATGCACGCGCTGCTCGAGTTCATGCCGGAAGGTCGGCGCGCGCCGTGGGCCTACCTCGTGGGCGGCGCGAGCGCCCTGCCGCTCCTGCCCGCGGCGATCGAGGCGGGCGGACACGTCGCGCTCGGGCTCGGCGACCACGCCTATCGCGAGCTCGACGGCGCGTGCGGCGGCGCACCGCCCCGCAACGCGGACGTCGTGACGGCGGCGGTGCGCGCGATCCGCGCGGCGGGCTGCGAGCCCGCGACACCCGACGAGGCGCGCGAGCTGCTCGGGCTCGCACGCTAG
- a CDS encoding amidohydrolase family protein — protein sequence MSAAPSRIFDRVRAIDTDTHVTEPPDVWTSRVSSKWGDAVPHVKRVDGRDLWFIRDQMAGGPGFTTMAGFDGSFPDCPLGFDDIPKSSYDAKERLAYMDSEGIYASVLYPNVGGFGGGGFLKLGEPALMLECVQAYNDFLVDWCSADASRLVPVAAMPFWDVAACVKEVQRAASIGHKAVLACSVPTDFGQPPLCDAHWDPFWAAADEAGLPISFHIGAGDISELIQDRANLGTRRNFARVSSLIFMQNTQCIADLIFGGVCHRYPNLKMVSVESGVGWLQSYLEMADWQWVNSQVRKEHPELDLLPSEYFRRQIYGCFWFENDGLRGALELFPDNILWETDFPHPTCQYPSLSDGWATHAADYAEKALGGLPEDTIQKVLHDNAAALYGLA from the coding sequence ATGAGCGCCGCCCCTTCGCGCATCTTCGACCGCGTCCGCGCCATCGACACCGACACGCACGTGACCGAGCCGCCCGACGTCTGGACGTCGCGCGTGTCGAGCAAGTGGGGCGACGCGGTGCCGCACGTGAAGCGCGTCGACGGCCGCGACCTGTGGTTCATCCGCGACCAGATGGCGGGCGGGCCCGGCTTCACGACGATGGCGGGCTTCGACGGCTCGTTCCCCGACTGTCCGCTCGGCTTCGACGACATCCCGAAGAGCTCGTACGACGCGAAGGAGCGCCTCGCGTACATGGATTCCGAGGGCATCTACGCGTCGGTGCTCTATCCGAACGTCGGCGGATTCGGCGGCGGCGGCTTCCTCAAGCTCGGCGAGCCCGCGCTCATGCTCGAGTGCGTGCAGGCCTACAACGACTTCCTCGTCGACTGGTGCAGCGCCGACGCGAGCCGCCTCGTTCCGGTCGCCGCGATGCCGTTCTGGGACGTCGCGGCGTGCGTGAAGGAGGTGCAGCGCGCGGCGTCGATCGGCCACAAGGCCGTGCTCGCGTGCTCGGTGCCGACGGACTTCGGCCAGCCGCCGCTGTGCGACGCGCACTGGGACCCGTTCTGGGCGGCCGCCGACGAGGCGGGCCTCCCGATCAGCTTCCACATCGGCGCGGGCGACATCTCCGAGCTCATCCAGGACCGCGCGAACCTCGGCACCCGGCGCAACTTCGCGCGCGTCTCGTCGCTCATCTTCATGCAGAACACGCAGTGCATCGCCGACCTCATCTTCGGCGGCGTCTGCCACCGCTACCCGAACCTGAAGATGGTGTCGGTCGAGAGCGGCGTCGGCTGGCTGCAGTCGTATCTCGAGATGGCGGACTGGCAGTGGGTGAACAGCCAGGTGCGCAAGGAGCATCCCGAGCTCGACCTGCTGCCGAGCGAGTACTTCCGCCGCCAGATCTACGGCTGCTTCTGGTTCGAGAACGACGGCCTGCGCGGTGCGCTCGAGCTGTTCCCCGACAACATCCTGTGGGAGACGGACTTCCCGCACCCGACGTGCCAGTACCCGAGCCTCTCGGACGGCTGGGCGACGCACGCGGCCGACTACGCCGAGAAGGCGCTCGGCGGGCTTCCCGAGGACACGATCCAGAAGGTGCTGCACGACAACGCGGCCGCGCTCTACGGCCTCGCGTGA
- a CDS encoding 5'-nucleotidase C-terminal domain-containing protein, producing the protein MGRDVRTPIGALGRRAFLVGAGAGVGWLATRGLGALAPSGSPAAAPRDAGALLRALVASMRPDQRALALFPADHPSREVANTVSFLARPHVGELFDAQQRACIDALVDASLSARGRTDMAATLALEGRVGASVLAIYGDPLEGRAQAVVAGGHYTLRAGDDGRGGALAYGQQVGNGRHRVAGNAFARHGDAANRLMAALGAPSRARAIRADAPDEFLLQPLGEGEVFPGVARASLDGAAADAFDALVAEVLGTFAPDAGRRVDTASLAFSVFARHGYWPDRVAFADAAPRERTARGEPYWQVWRVEGPGVVIHFQGFPHVHAYVQATDPAFAAVGERVARLDAPLAGDAMRAAREAAMRRATGEALAFQRAESLGRLAAGDVTTGQLYTLEPFGNRIVVATIDGRAMASPLRERLAAASAGAIDPARSYRVATDEYAVSLADGFGVPSRVDVHGVEVREALVAHARAGGLA; encoded by the coding sequence ATGGGACGCGACGTCCGGACTCCGATCGGCGCGCTCGGGCGCCGCGCCTTCCTCGTCGGCGCCGGCGCGGGTGTCGGCTGGCTCGCGACGCGCGGGCTCGGCGCGCTCGCGCCCTCCGGCTCGCCCGCCGCGGCTCCGCGCGACGCCGGCGCGTTGCTCCGCGCGCTCGTCGCCTCGATGCGGCCCGACCAGCGCGCGCTCGCGCTCTTCCCCGCCGACCATCCGTCGCGCGAGGTCGCGAACACGGTGAGCTTCCTGGCGCGTCCGCACGTCGGCGAGCTCTTCGATGCGCAGCAGCGCGCGTGCATCGACGCGCTCGTCGACGCGTCGCTCAGCGCGCGGGGGCGCACCGACATGGCCGCGACGCTCGCGCTCGAGGGTCGCGTCGGCGCGTCGGTGCTCGCGATCTACGGCGACCCGCTCGAGGGCCGCGCGCAGGCCGTCGTCGCCGGCGGGCACTACACGCTGCGCGCGGGCGACGACGGTCGCGGCGGCGCGCTCGCCTACGGCCAGCAGGTGGGCAACGGCCGCCACCGCGTCGCGGGCAACGCGTTCGCGCGCCACGGCGACGCGGCGAATCGGCTGATGGCGGCGCTCGGCGCACCGTCGCGCGCCCGGGCGATCCGCGCCGACGCGCCGGACGAGTTCCTGCTGCAGCCGCTCGGCGAGGGGGAGGTCTTCCCCGGCGTCGCGCGCGCGTCGCTCGACGGCGCGGCCGCGGACGCGTTCGACGCACTGGTCGCCGAGGTGCTCGGAACCTTCGCGCCCGATGCGGGCCGGCGGGTCGACACCGCATCGCTCGCGTTCTCGGTCTTCGCGCGCCACGGCTACTGGCCCGATCGCGTCGCCTTCGCCGACGCCGCGCCGCGCGAGCGCACCGCGCGCGGCGAGCCGTACTGGCAGGTGTGGCGCGTCGAAGGGCCGGGTGTCGTGATCCACTTCCAGGGCTTCCCGCACGTCCACGCCTACGTGCAGGCGACGGACCCCGCGTTCGCCGCCGTCGGCGAGCGCGTCGCGCGTCTCGACGCGCCGCTCGCCGGCGACGCGATGCGCGCGGCGCGCGAGGCCGCCATGCGGCGCGCGACGGGCGAGGCGCTCGCCTTCCAGCGCGCCGAATCGCTCGGGCGGCTCGCGGCGGGCGACGTCACGACGGGCCAGCTCTACACGCTCGAGCCGTTCGGCAACCGGATCGTCGTCGCGACGATCGACGGGCGCGCGATGGCGTCGCCCCTGCGCGAGCGGCTCGCCGCCGCGAGCGCCGGCGCGATCGACCCCGCGCGCAGCTACCGCGTCGCGACCGACGAGTACGCCGTGTCGCTCGCCGACGGGTTCGGCGTGCCTTCGCGGGTGGACGTCCACGGCGTCGAGGTGCGCGAGGCGCTCGTCGCGCACGCGCGCGCCGGCGGGCTCGCATAG
- a CDS encoding flagellar basal body rod protein, with protein MDALSIALSGMQSAQTRMAASAHDVANFATEGFRPLRVVQSTLEGGGSVARAVPAAAPEEVDLAGELVEQMLAGHQFHASLRVLGATSEMLGRVLDVFA; from the coding sequence ATGGACGCCCTCTCGATCGCCCTCTCCGGGATGCAGAGCGCGCAGACGCGCATGGCCGCGTCGGCGCACGACGTCGCGAACTTCGCGACCGAAGGCTTCCGGCCGCTCCGCGTCGTGCAGTCGACGCTCGAGGGCGGAGGCTCCGTCGCCCGCGCCGTGCCCGCCGCCGCGCCCGAGGAGGTCGACCTCGCGGGCGAGCTCGTCGAGCAGATGCTCGCGGGCCACCAGTTCCACGCCTCGCTGCGCGTGCTCGGCGCGACCTCGGAGATGCTGGGCCGCGTGCTCGACGTCTTCGCCTAG
- a CDS encoding class I SAM-dependent methyltransferase produces MAKDALRAAPLAMRPQGRRGRWFGVVMERLNARAYRAALAHLAPARGERFLEIGFGTGRLVELLLGAADGVAVAGVDPTPTMVEVARARRGCRDAGDRLDLRECADAPLPWPDAAFDGVAALHSFQFWPDPDATAREIHRVLRPGGRLVLVLRDHARRPPAWLPNALSRSGDEVAGALALLARSGFAAERAAPVGSSAVIVAQRGA; encoded by the coding sequence ATGGCGAAGGACGCTCTGCGCGCGGCGCCGCTCGCGATGCGACCGCAGGGGAGGCGCGGACGCTGGTTCGGCGTCGTGATGGAGCGCCTCAACGCGCGCGCCTACCGCGCCGCGCTCGCGCACCTCGCACCCGCCCGCGGCGAGCGCTTCCTCGAGATCGGCTTCGGCACGGGACGCCTCGTCGAGCTCCTGCTCGGCGCCGCGGACGGCGTCGCGGTCGCGGGCGTCGACCCCACACCGACGATGGTCGAGGTCGCGCGCGCGCGGCGCGGATGCCGGGACGCGGGCGATCGGCTCGACCTGCGCGAGTGCGCCGACGCGCCGCTCCCGTGGCCCGACGCCGCGTTCGACGGCGTCGCCGCGCTGCACTCGTTCCAGTTCTGGCCCGACCCCGACGCCACCGCGCGCGAGATCCACCGCGTGCTGCGACCGGGCGGACGCCTCGTGCTCGTGCTGCGCGACCACGCGCGCAGGCCGCCCGCCTGGCTGCCGAACGCGCTCAGCCGTTCGGGCGACGAGGTGGCCGGCGCGCTCGCGCTGCTCGCGCGCAGCGGCTTCGCGGCGGAGCGCGCCGCACCGGTCGGGTCGAGCGCGGTGATCGTCGCGCAGCGCGGCGCCTGA
- a CDS encoding outer membrane beta-barrel protein — translation MAGSAAGRGVRDSWARAVRAVRAARGGVALAAVGAALALAPAAARAAVSEPDATSRSGFYLGLGASYAVENFSLTSDDLGMTAILGPGVDPNYDDSQGVDVQIGWRARPWLAVEFLYGFLEGFDSTAGVPSTEIDSHLVTLNAKLFPCGGRIQPYGLFGIGTHIINSEVLDPAVRKPFETDAGFVTRVGGGIDYYATDHFVVELEGAYMQGSGGIVKDAEFGAFGLHFLYRF, via the coding sequence ATGGCGGGGTCTGCAGCGGGACGAGGCGTGCGGGATTCGTGGGCTCGCGCGGTGCGCGCCGTGCGCGCGGCTCGCGGCGGGGTGGCGCTCGCCGCCGTCGGTGCGGCCCTCGCACTCGCTCCCGCCGCGGCGCGCGCTGCGGTGAGCGAACCCGATGCGACGTCGCGGAGCGGCTTCTACCTCGGCCTCGGCGCGAGCTATGCGGTCGAGAACTTCTCGCTCACGAGCGACGACCTCGGCATGACGGCGATCCTCGGGCCGGGGGTCGACCCGAACTACGACGACAGCCAGGGCGTCGACGTCCAGATCGGCTGGCGCGCGCGGCCGTGGCTCGCGGTCGAGTTCCTCTACGGCTTCCTCGAGGGCTTCGACTCGACGGCGGGCGTGCCCTCGACCGAGATCGACTCGCACCTCGTCACGCTCAACGCGAAGCTCTTCCCGTGCGGCGGGCGCATCCAGCCGTACGGCCTGTTCGGGATCGGCACGCACATCATCAACTCCGAGGTGCTCGACCCGGCCGTGCGCAAGCCCTTCGAGACCGACGCGGGCTTCGTGACGCGCGTCGGCGGCGGCATCGACTACTACGCGACCGACCACTTCGTCGTCGAGCTCGAGGGGGCGTACATGCAGGGCTCGGGCGGCATCGTGAAGGACGCCGAGTTCGGCGCCTTCGGTCTCCACTTCCTCTATCGCTTCTGA
- a CDS encoding SDR family NAD(P)-dependent oxidoreductase, with product MRRLENQVSLITGAAAGIGRATAERFAAEGATLLLCDVQDEGLAETADRCRAAGAEAKALHCDVGSDAQVDAAVAAAVKHFGRLDSLCNIAGILKFEHTTDLATEDFQRILDVNLVGTFRMCRAALPHLLATKGAIVNTASTAGIMGLPYGQAYGSSKAGVIGLTRSLAVEYGGRGVRVNAVCPGSISTAMGTPRFPKGVEMKLLLRADSLDGARGPEVVASVIAMLASVDGIHINGETIRMDGGALA from the coding sequence ATGCGACGCCTCGAGAACCAAGTCTCGCTGATCACGGGCGCCGCGGCCGGCATCGGGCGCGCGACGGCGGAGCGCTTCGCCGCCGAGGGCGCGACGCTGCTGCTCTGCGACGTCCAGGACGAGGGGCTCGCCGAGACGGCCGACCGGTGCCGCGCGGCGGGCGCGGAGGCGAAGGCGCTCCACTGCGACGTCGGCAGCGACGCGCAGGTCGACGCCGCCGTCGCCGCCGCGGTCAAGCACTTCGGCCGGCTCGACTCGCTCTGCAACATCGCCGGCATCCTGAAGTTCGAGCACACGACCGATCTCGCGACCGAGGACTTCCAGCGCATCCTCGACGTGAACCTCGTCGGCACGTTCCGCATGTGCCGCGCGGCGCTCCCGCACCTGCTCGCGACCAAGGGCGCGATCGTGAACACCGCGTCGACGGCCGGGATCATGGGCCTGCCCTACGGGCAGGCCTACGGCTCGAGCAAGGCCGGCGTGATCGGGCTGACGCGCTCGCTCGCGGTCGAGTACGGCGGCCGCGGCGTGCGCGTGAACGCCGTCTGCCCGGGCTCGATCTCGACGGCCATGGGCACGCCGCGCTTTCCGAAGGGCGTCGAGATGAAGCTCCTCCTGCGCGCGGACTCGCTCGACGGCGCGCGCGGCCCCGAGGTCGTGGCCTCCGTGATCGCGATGCTCGCGTCGGTCGACGGCATCCACATCAACGGCGAGACGATCCGCATGGACGGCGGCGCACTCGCCTGA
- a CDS encoding SRPBCC family protein, with amino-acid sequence MTLSVEGTAHTDLATDACWARLRELERAKHYVPGVTDVSFATDAREGLGTTRIAHGSAGDMHETVVEWDEGRGFTLVLHRGERPPWPFREARFRYAIAPDEGARGTRIRLAMTVRFPLGVAGRALEPLARPALARNLRALAARVARHWETDAPLG; translated from the coding sequence GTGACGCTCTCCGTCGAAGGCACCGCGCACACCGACCTCGCGACCGACGCGTGCTGGGCCCGGCTGCGCGAGCTCGAGCGCGCGAAGCACTACGTCCCGGGCGTGACCGACGTCTCGTTCGCGACCGACGCGCGCGAGGGCCTCGGCACGACGCGCATCGCGCACGGCAGCGCGGGCGACATGCACGAGACGGTCGTCGAGTGGGACGAAGGACGCGGCTTCACGCTGGTGCTGCATCGCGGCGAGCGGCCGCCCTGGCCCTTCCGCGAAGCGCGCTTCCGCTACGCGATCGCGCCGGACGAGGGCGCGCGGGGTACGCGCATCCGCCTCGCGATGACGGTGCGCTTCCCGCTCGGCGTCGCGGGGCGCGCGCTCGAGCCGCTCGCGCGCCCGGCGCTCGCCCGCAACCTGCGCGCGCTGGCCGCGCGCGTCGCGCGTCACTGGGAGACGGACGCGCCGCTCGGCTGA